The sequence TATGGAAGTTTATGCACAGTATTACAACTAATAATAAATTTTATCATAATTTCGAACAATTTTCGGAAGCAATAAACAAATTTTTTAGCAACATCGGCAATTATAAAGATAGGTTACGTACCTTAATAAATGATAATTTCCAAACTATTACCGTTAACCATTTCTGCAACTCTTCAGGTTAATTGAGTATACCATGGTATTTTTTTGCATAATAAATAGCTTTTTTGACTTCTTTAATATCTATTGGTCGGTTTACTTCCTGGTTCATCTGCATTAGTTTAGTTAGTAACCTATCAGCATATTTACAATTTTCGTATTTGACTTCCCAATCATTAATATCTTCCATTTAAGTATCCATTCCATTATTTTAATAATAAAGTAAATAATAACTAAAAATAAAAATTCTTGCAATAGTTTATTATATATTAGTTTAAAAAAAAGAGTGGTTTTTATACTTTGCTATATTTAACTCACCTTACGCATAAACCCCATGACAATTTAAAAATTCCGGAACAAGTACAAAACGTCATTGCGAGCGAACGTACGTGAGCGTGGCAATCCACATATAGATTGCTTCGTCGCCCACTAAAGTGGT comes from Candidatus Tisiphia endosymbiont of Sialis lutaria and encodes:
- a CDS encoding guanosine polyphosphate pyrophosphohydrolase gives rise to the protein MEDINDWEVKYENCKYADRLLTKLMQMNQEVNRPIDIKEVKKAIYYAKKYHGILN